Proteins encoded by one window of Methanobrevibacter oralis:
- a CDS encoding AIR synthase-related protein: MDIEGFVRKRIDDYSYDDLANLLAMHIRDYKDINEDNSYEMAKAVIDEVSTTLKLKYSDDEFLREIIEVPNSGVEMGKMGVGSRGAGDFFVHRRIADIVSSTNTASLVNPSEQDDGGVIKAKAKNDEVYITTAVDGIHSRLSEYPFLGGFHVTRATLRDVCVMGADPVAILSDVHLADDGDVSKIFDFTAGVAAVSELVNVPIVAGSTLRVGGDMVLGDRFVSAVGSVGVSNYPPTARKGATNGDVILLTEGSGGGTITTTALYNGFFDVIWDTMNVNFVQASHALFENDLVKDIHAMTDVTNGGLRGDAHEISNTTGVGLEFDEEEIRKMVAPNVLSMLETLNIDHLGVSTDSLMLIVPEDIVGDVKKAVSSYDVAIGEIGSVNNSGEAILNKEDGSSEKLVPLFREAAYTKIKKLVGDTTPEDFEAMKQKVQKACDDAISKKEKVINYIHEN; encoded by the coding sequence ATGGATATAGAAGGGTTTGTAAGAAAAAGAATTGATGATTATTCATATGATGATTTAGCTAATCTTTTAGCTATGCACATAAGGGACTATAAAGATATTAATGAGGACAATTCTTATGAAATGGCAAAAGCCGTAATTGATGAGGTTTCAACAACTTTAAAACTAAAATATAGTGATGATGAATTTTTACGTGAAATCATTGAAGTTCCAAACTCTGGTGTAGAAATGGGTAAAATGGGTGTTGGTTCACGTGGAGCAGGAGACTTTTTTGTACATAGAAGAATTGCAGATATTGTATCATCTACAAACACAGCATCATTAGTTAATCCGTCAGAGCAAGATGATGGAGGGGTTATAAAAGCAAAAGCTAAAAATGATGAAGTTTATATTACAACAGCAGTAGACGGAATACACTCTCGTTTAAGTGAATATCCATTTTTAGGAGGTTTTCATGTAACTAGAGCAACTTTAAGAGATGTTTGTGTAATGGGGGCAGACCCAGTAGCTATTTTAAGTGATGTTCACCTAGCAGATGATGGAGATGTTAGTAAAATTTTTGACTTTACGGCAGGAGTTGCAGCAGTTTCTGAGCTAGTAAATGTTCCAATAGTTGCAGGAAGTACCTTAAGAGTGGGGGGGGACATGGTTTTAGGAGATAGATTTGTTTCAGCTGTTGGAAGTGTAGGAGTTTCAAATTATCCTCCAACTGCAAGAAAAGGAGCAACAAATGGCGATGTAATTTTACTAACAGAAGGATCTGGTGGAGGAACAATAACAACAACAGCACTTTATAATGGATTTTTCGATGTTATATGGGATACAATGAACGTTAACTTTGTTCAAGCATCACATGCGCTATTTGAGAATGACCTTGTAAAAGACATTCATGCAATGACGGATGTAACAAATGGAGGACTACGTGGTGACGCTCATGAAATATCAAATACAACAGGGGTTGGATTAGAATTCGATGAAGAAGAAATTCGCAAAATGGTAGCTCCAAATGTATTAAGCATGCTTGAAACCTTAAATATAGATCATTTAGGTGTTTCAACAGATTCTTTAATGTTAATAGTTCCTGAAGACATTGTTGGGGATGTTAAAAAAGCCGTTAGTAGCTATGATGTAGCTATTGGTGAAATTGGTTCAGTAAACAATTCAGGAGAAGCAATTTTAAATAAAGAAGATGGTAGTAGTGAAAAATTAGTGCCGCTATTTAGGGAAGCTGCTTATACTAAAATAAAAAAGCTAGTAGGTGATACAACTCCCGAGGACTTTGAAGCTATGAAACAAAAAGTCCAGAAAGCTTGCGATGATGCAATATCTAAAAAAGAAAAAGTAATTAACTATATACATGAAAATTAA